The genomic stretch GCTGGGAGGGGCCCGGGCTTCCGCCCGACGCGGAGGACGAGGAGGAGGACGAGGCGCCCCCCGCGCCGCCGGCGCGGAACCCGTGGCGGACGGTGGCCTTCGTCGCCCTCGGGCTCCTGGCGCTCACCTACCTGGGCTTCTGGATCGGCGCCGGCCTCGTCCACGGTTGAGGAAGGAGGCGGGGCGGCCAGCCACCCCGCCTCCTGCGCGCATCTGCACGGCCCGTCGCCGCTCAGCGCCGTCCTCCCCGCTTCGCCTTCGTGCCCGGATGTCCGGAGGGCGGGCGGATGCCCAGCTCCTCCAGCCAGAGCGGATGCTCCTGCGCGGCGTACGCCAGGCTGACCGAGCCCGTCTTCATCGCCTCGAGCGAGCTGCGCGTGTACGGGTGGACGAGCGAGAGGTAGAGGTGGAGCAGGAACATGCCGCTTGCTAGGATGAAGGCGAGGTCGTGCCCCACCACCATCCAGCGGAAGAGCTCCTGGGAGACGGAGCCGCGGCCGAACCACATGACCAGGCCCGTCGCCGCGAAGAGGACGAAGGCCACCATCTGGATCCAGAGGTTGAGCTTCTGGCCGGCGTTGTACCGCCCCTGCGGCGGCAGCTCGCCCCGCGCCGTGGTGTAGAAGGCGGGACCGGCCTTCATCCAGCGCCAGTCCTCGCGCGGCCAGTGGAGCATCTGCCGCAGGTCGACGAGGAACTCTCTCCCGTCCAGGAGGGCGTAGCTGAGGCCGCTCAGCATCAGGACCAGCGCCGCGATCCGGTGGACGAGCCGCGTCGCCGGGCCGTTCCACGGGGCCAGGGCGGGAACGAAGAAGGTCAGGCCCGTGGCCAGGAGGACCAGGAAGGCGGCGGCGTAGGTCCAGTGGAAGGCGCGCTGGAAGGCGCTAAACCTCGGTATGCGGTCCATGGGGCGCTCCCTCCCCCTCTCCCTTCCGGCCCGCCTCCCGGGCGCCGAAGGCGCGCTGGGCGGCGACGAAGTGGGCCACCGCGGCGAAGAGGCCGGCGCCCAGAACGGTCCGCCCCACGGGCTGAAGGACGTTCTTCCAGAGGCGCTGGGTCGGCGAGACCTGCGGGTCGACGGGCAGGCCGTAGACCTCGGGCTTCTCCGTCAGCACGTACATGTAGTGGAGGCCGCCCAGCTCCTTCTCGCCGTAAAGGCTGGCGTCGGCGTGTCCCTGCTGGCGGAGCTCGGCCGCGCGCTGGCGGCCGTAGGCGACCAGCTGCTCGCGCGGGCCGAAGCGGATGGCGCCGGTCGGGCAGGCGTGGACGCAGGCCGGCTCCAGGCCGTTGGAGATGCGGTCGTAGCAGAAGGTGCACTTGCCGGCCACCTTGGCGGTGTCGAAGGCCTGGCGGTCGACATGGATCGCCTGGAAGGGGCAGGCTTCCTCGCAGTAGCCGCAGCCGACGCAGCGCGCCGTCTCCAGCCGGACCACGCCGCTGGGGTCGTGGCGGAGCGCGTCCACCGGGCAGGCCAGGACGCAGGCGGCCTCCGTGCAGTGCATGCAGCTCATCTTGTCGAAGTGCCAGCGGAGCTGGCCGTCCGGCTTTACCTGCTCGGTGAAGCGGACCACCGTCCAGGTGTGCGCCGTCAGGCCGGGATGGCTCTGGTAGCTTCCCTGGAAGCTCGTCTTCTCCGCCGGCAGCTGGTTCCACTCCTTGCAGGCGACCTCGCAGGCCTTGCAGCCGATGCACTGCGAGACGTCCGTCAGCATGGCCACTTCCTGGGCCGCCACGGGTCAGGCCCCTCCCTTCGCGGGCTCCGCCCCGGGCAGCTCGCGGCCGGCGGTCTCCCAGGGGAGGATGCCGGCCCCCCGGCGGAGGAAGCCCTCCCGCTCGGCCAGCGCATCGAGGTGGAGCGTCATCAAGTCCTCCAGCACGCCGTCCACCGGCTGGTCGGCCGGCACCAGGCGCACCTTGGTGTAGGTCTGGCAGCGATGGCAGACGTCGAGGCGGTACCCCTCCAGCCCCTCTACCTCGAGCACGCCCAGCGCCTCGGGCTCCTCGTTGCCGCAGGCGGGGCAGCGGAAGCGGGCGTAGGGCCACTCGGCGCCGCAGCGGGCGCAGAGGAGCGAGCGGTCGCGGTGCCACTTCCTCTGGCGGAGGAGCGCCCAGGCCGCCAGTCCCCCGCAGACCGGACAGCGCGGCTCGTGCCAGAGCTGGCGGATCAGCTCCCGGTGGGGGCGGGCCGCCTCCCGAAGCTCGGGCAGCCAGCTGGCCCAGGCCAGCGTGTAGCGCCAGCCCGGTCCCTCCGCCCAGCCCGCCTCGAGACGG from Bacillota bacterium encodes the following:
- a CDS encoding formate dehydrogenase accessory protein FdhE → MELQALYDWVMEEEADAPATLDPERVREQLGRGRPLIELVAAAGAASRRFARLVERAPERLPLRLEAGWAEGPGWRYTLAWASWLPELREAARPHRELIRQLWHEPRCPVCGGLAAWALLRQRKWHRDRSLLCARCGAEWPYARFRCPACGNEEPEALGVLEVEGLEGYRLDVCHRCQTYTKVRLVPADQPVDGVLEDLMTLHLDALAEREGFLRRGAGILPWETAGRELPGAEPAKGGA
- a CDS encoding cytochrome b/b6 domain-containing protein encodes the protein MDRIPRFSAFQRAFHWTYAAAFLVLLATGLTFFVPALAPWNGPATRLVHRIAALVLMLSGLSYALLDGREFLVDLRQMLHWPREDWRWMKAGPAFYTTARGELPPQGRYNAGQKLNLWIQMVAFVLFAATGLVMWFGRGSVSQELFRWMVVGHDLAFILASGMFLLHLYLSLVHPYTRSSLEAMKTGSVSLAYAAQEHPLWLEELGIRPPSGHPGTKAKRGGRR
- a CDS encoding 4Fe-4S dicluster domain-containing protein, with translation MAAQEVAMLTDVSQCIGCKACEVACKEWNQLPAEKTSFQGSYQSHPGLTAHTWTVVRFTEQVKPDGQLRWHFDKMSCMHCTEAACVLACPVDALRHDPSGVVRLETARCVGCGYCEEACPFQAIHVDRQAFDTAKVAGKCTFCYDRISNGLEPACVHACPTGAIRFGPREQLVAYGRQRAAELRQQGHADASLYGEKELGGLHYMYVLTEKPEVYGLPVDPQVSPTQRLWKNVLQPVGRTVLGAGLFAAVAHFVAAQRAFGAREAGRKGEGEGAPHGPHTEV